TGGAGGCTGGAGACGGGGTTCTTGACTATCCAATAACTGGACTCTTGTTTGAAGCTCCTTTGATCAACACTTCCCCGTACAATGAGGCggtcggtggattcgtcattctcaAGTGTCATGCGCCTCTATACACCAATATTTGGAAAAAGTATGGGCATATTGCTACGaccgaagtgtggaaaggttttctaccaACCCTTCTGACTACAATTGCAGGGCTGTTGCCGATCATTGAGGAGATGGAACAGATGTAACTGCAagatgtcaagaatcaggaactgcacaggtgggatgagatgatttcgaacGTTGAGACATTGCGGTTCAATGTAGGCTGGATCGTCGTCGGCTCGAGATAATCAAGATTCATAAAGCGGCGgcggctgctgatgcgatttatGTGACCACTGCTTTACTCGAAGAGGAGAAGATGCTGGCTTTGGAGTCGGAAAGAGTCGAGAAGGCAGTTgaggatttgaagacaaagaccaGGACTTTTCAGAAGAAACTTGACAGGGTTTCTTATAGAGATTATCCGTTGTTGGACGGATTGCTCTGAGTGATCATTCGGGAGAGTTGAGGTGTAGGTTTCTGACAAGGTAGAATAATATGATGGCAtaaaggaattttgttcaattgatgaatgtttaatgaacaaacgaGCATCTTGCACGctttttgaaggaaataaattacatttgagatgtatttgaaTAAAGATTAATTATCTGCTGCTGATCAAGCATAATAGGCTTTGAGTCATTTGccgttgataatatttccttcctttcctccactgatactgctaagattttgtagtatccactagacactGTTTTGGTGATAACATATGggccttcccatttcggagagaatttgggagcagacatgtcttgttgaatgtgttttgatgtctttaataccaaatatcctacttggaaagttcgaggttttaccattttgttgtaaactCTGGATATTCTCTGTTTGTAAGCCTCCACATACTTTTCTACTTTAGCTCTCTTTGATTCGAGTATGTCCAGTTcagcaactcttgacttggacacttcagcttcatcccatcgtaTTCCACTGTCCGCTGCAATCCTTGTTGAAGGAACTTTTATCTCAGTTGGGAGTATAGCACCAGCCCCATAGACGAGCGAATACGGTGATGTTccaatcgagctccttggtgcagttctgtaagcccataaagccatgggtaattgctcatgccacgatcgtggattgtcatgaattgcTCGAATAataatccggatcaaagttttgttggtactctctgcttgaccatttccttggggatagtatggtgtggagaaaatatgtttGATCCCATACTCCTTGAGCAATTTTTAGACATCCTTGTTGGAgaaaggagtcccattatctgtgatgatatgtttggggacaccgaatctacatatgatgtgttccttgatgaaggctgcaatagttacccctgtagtacctctgagcgggattgcttcgacccacttagtgaaatactcagtagctgtgatgatgtattcatgctgcttggaggatgctggattgatctttccGATgttatcaagtccccagctatagaaaggccgtggactattcacagagtttaatggaagacaaggagtaTGAATAAGGTTGTCGTGGACCTGACATTGATGACACTTCTGAACTTACGCGGCTGCGTCGTCTTCCATAGTCGTCCAGTAATACTTCTCgtgaatttggagaaataatttctttttcccttgatgttctccttcatgagttACTTTTAGGACTATCAGAATTTCTTCTCCGGCCAATcatctcaacaagtctcctccaaagcttttgcgatacaagatcccatcaagaaagacaaatctcttagctttctgagtaagtttgattgcatctttcttttcaGGTGGTGATTTGAAGTCTTGAAGGTATTCAATGTAAGGATGTCTCCAGTCCCCGGTGTGATGAAGTGTCAGGGCCTCTAATTGATGAGCAGGtgtctgacaattaggacaagaTCCCTGCAAAGTTCTTGATTGTGCTTCCATGGAGGGCCAGTAATACCCGAGTCTTTGAagtcttctataaagtgttatcacCAGCGTTTGTCCACATACTTCTTGATGCACACTTTCGAGATTTTCCTTTGCTTCTTCATCGCCAAGGCACCGTGATAGAGAGGCATCACGGTTGCGATGGTACAAGGCCCCGTGGAGAAAGAAGAAGTTCTTTAGCTCTTTAAGGCTGACCGCTCCTTCTGTAACGGAACTGCTCAACTCATGAATAATAGGTGCTCTCCAGTCGTTTGCTTGAGCATCTTCAGTTTGACTAAGCCATGTGGATGATACAGCTCGTCTTTGCACTATGATAGCTTTCTctgatccttcgaattgcagcttggaggcgaggaTTGCGAAGCAATCAGCATGTCTATTGTTGGTCCGGCCAGTATGAGTGATAGTCGCACAGGCGAAATGAGTTAAGAGTCGTTGCGCCTTAGCCCTGAATGGAGCAAGCGTTATCTTCTTGAGAGAGTATgtcccattcatttgattgaccaacagTTTTGAATCTCCTTTGATCTCCAGGTGCATCGCTCCTGCAtgtttagctaaggataatcctagcaagaaggcttcatattctgctgagttatttgtacagtggaaatccagcttAAATGAACGTGAGaatacttcaccagatggagagaccaagactatgcccgctcctccaatATCGTTGCTAGGAgtagcagatccatcaaagtacaatAGACACATTTCTTCCTTGACGACTGAAATTTCTGGGAATTCACCTGGTACATCGTCCTGTAGTGTCGTGGAATCTTCCCCTGGAAAGGCTGCCAGTAGATCTGCTACCGCTTGAactttgattgctttgggagAAACACATACTATGTCAAAATCTGACATCTGAAGCATCCATTTTGCAGGTCTTCCTATCAAAGAAGGTTTCGAGAGTAAAAACTTGATGGGATTAGCTTTGGAGACAAgcacgaccctgttagatagcaaATAATGTTTGAATCTCTGCATTGCATGAGCTAATGCCAGGCACGTTCTTTCAGCTTTCGagtatctgagttgagcatctTTCATGGTTCGGATGTAATAGTAGATTGGATGTTCaacgccttcttcatcttcttgagctaGCAGTGCCCCAATAACAACATTACTGGAAGCCGTGTACAATATCAATGGTCGTCCTTGTACTGGAGATCTCATGATTTCGGGGGATAAAAATATCTGTTGTATCTTCTGGAATGCCTCATGCTGAACAGCCGTCCAGGGGAAATTTGCTCCCTTCCTCAGCAGAGgagtgaacgaagcaataagCTGAGCCAATCCTGGGatgaagcgtctgatgtaatttacattgcccatgaaactctgtagttccttcacagtgcgtggaggaggcatggtagtaatggatTTTGCTTTGTTaggatcgactttgatcccttcagcagtgaccaggaatcctataAACTTCCCAGAAGAAAATCCAAAAACGCATTTCaggggattcatcttcaatttgtattccctgcatctttcgaaaacttgtctcagaacttctagatgCAATGCTcgagctttcgatttcaccacaacatcgtcgacatagtcttctacttgcttatgcatcatatcatgaaatattgctgtcatggctcgttggtaggtaGCACCTGCATTCTTCAGTCCAAAAAGAATCACAATGTAGTGAAAGTTCCCAATGGGAGTGCGGAACGCGGTTTTGGCATCATCATGTTCAAACATCTTGATTTGattgtatccactgtaaccatccatgaatgagaacataccgtggccgctggttgcatcgacgagcatatcaatgttgggtaaaggaaaatcatcctttgggcaACACTTATTCAGGTTCCGgaaatctacacaacatctgatttgaccatttttcttcttaactgggacaACGTTGGCCATGTTGGATGTTGgataggcttgataaatcctgctactAGCAATTTCTGAATTtcgactttgatttgttcctcgacttcatGTCTGAACTGTCTaggtggttgtttgacagctttggagccaGGAGTGATACGCAGACGGTGAGTGACCAGCTTGTCGTCGagaccaggcatttcttcgtacgtccaaccAAAGATATACCGATACTCTTTCACCAAATTTACTAGGCTTGTTCGTTCCTCCAGTGATAGTGCAGAACTGATTAAGATTGGTCTCGGGTCTTCTTCTGTGCTGATGTTAACTGTTTCAAGATAATCAATAGTAGAATTCGTGTCATCTTGCAACTTTTGCGGAGCATCTTGAACCTCATTATCAGGAGATTGCTCGATCTGGCATGATTCATTAGGgcggggagactcttgatcaatctcccctattaattgctaatTTTTGCGCCGCCGATGAATGAGCCTCCCTTCTGCATCATGGatggtcataaaattggatcctgGAGTCGTGACCTGATCCATGCGGCGTTTGACCGGTGAAGCAGGTGATTTGACTGGTTCTATCTCTGGAGATAGTGATGACGCATCAGCAGCTTCAATAGTTTCccaacttggaagtggagtactgtagaTCTTCTTAGGAGGTTCAGGAATGTTCCTCTGGGATTCAATGAATTCAGCATTATAGGCCAGAGTGTAAGGAGATAATGAAGTGGCTATGCGAACGATTTTGTTGTTGGGTAAATccttcatacattgatggtaggttgatgggaccaccttgttgtcatggagccacggtctcCCGAGTATTATGTGATAGTCAGGTTCTTGTTCAATCACATGAAACTTCACTTTTGATTGAATCGTCCATACCCTCAAATCTATAtacgcatatccatatgtatggatttggcttccttcaaatcATGTCATTTGAATGGgatggcgaatgattttaccttgtgggaatctggccatcctgagagtcttcatagtgacgatGTTTGTGGAGGCGCCCGTGTCAACGAGAGCCCTCCTGAATTCGgcgcctttgatgaaaccagttacgTACAACGCCCGATTATGTCCTTCATCtaccatgcgatcttcttctccaaaagtgatgttgtgaatCGAATGTTCAGACaccagggagacttcttcaactgctgGGGTTGGTGGAGTTATTTGCACGTGAGATAATATCTGGCTGGGTGTGGCAAACGTGTCTGTAGGCTGCTCCCTGAAAAAGTGTAAAAGTTGACacaaatttttgatcaattgtgaaacttcctgatccaccgacttctcataagtagtgaagcTATTGCTTTGAGGGTCGGGTGACAaatcagtccccagtgttgggACTTCTGAAGCGGAGGTACCGCTATGTCAGTTTGATGAGGAAATCTAGCATGTGGTTCATCGTAttcttcatcagatccatgttcctggcGTGAACCTccaggatttgagccaactctgtcaGAGTCGGGGTTCTTCCGCCTTATGTGTCGTTAGATGTAACATTAGAAGGAGGAACATTACCATTTGAAAGGTTATGGATCAGGTTTGgatcagttgaattagtcctaagaccaaccatcttgtgaaatcgtgagattgcaaccgagagattaatctcccactgtggtctccaatctgtagatggggaaaaacgatttgctggtttttacggaattgaagagtcgaccgtgtggagactccttaaaccgagcgaaatgttgaacctcacacagatgcactgcaagaagggagtgctttaagttcgagagatcaatctgtaagaccccggcctaaaccaaaaacaatggtcgttccagagtcaattcggtcacaagagaggatgggttgatttgtaggagggaagctgagaaatgtgtgagatcaatggtgatctgagattgtaggtgtgttgtgaattcagcgtaagaacgctctgaatgattgaattttacgcaattgagagtgattactcagacgatgagttcgtgtagacggagattgtctgtatgaacttgccgagaatcgcttgtttagacgaatgttcgagtattcggatcttgtcctttcaatcaggattcagagtcattttataatgccggagttgaacacaccatgatcccatgaagtgtgacagttgctggaatcagagagtggggaagtgggaaatcgtgttaaaaccagttgctcatcgtgcggagacttggttaattttccacccactactttgttgactcttccaactgattgcacgacttgcttacattcttgtcgtgggtgaacacacgtgctgtagaccgccagaccaaaaccctagttaatatccccccatgtaaaacgattgatatctcgtgattgtggagtcaattgttgactttatgggacgatgagtccatgtattgttgagttgaacatgatttgcaaatgttctgaaaatcatgaattaaatatgtctgctgagacgaggtattattatgttgattacctaagacgagcaaactgtgatgctgagttattgaatattgatagttgaaccaatattcttgaatctgagcaaatatttccggtttgagcaaatgccgctcatttgatgaattgttggtagcaggaccaaataaaatattaatttaagatactgattgctgggtcgagtaaaataaataaaaatgttgatcatggaattaacataaaattatcagagtatttgaatctgctcataatcatgtttctgcggagctctgaattcaaaaccctaattttactgaaatgatgatttattgcaaatcaaccgcagagtgacgcagggaccggctacatgggatgatgagttcaccatgtaacgcccagatgctcgaatgagcaaaataccaaagtctcttgaggacgagttgttgaaagaatgattaaatgctggtttaatcatttattaaaataatgctcgtgtgagcgacagataataataaaacctagccgtgaaaagatgagggactgGCCAAGAGGTCacgggaccggctcttggtggccgtgggaccaatagatggtcgtTTTAGCAAACTCTCGATTGttcggaaagagtttgaacctaatatgagcagttgagcaaattaggttaaaaatagttaaaacatgtgggaccgaccacttgcaagcctcagggccaccCTTGGTCTGTCAACGGGATgcgcccgtgtcaccatgttgTTCGCGTCtaagtcctgagagttttgatattttccggtgcgcgtttgagcaacattttgagaaaatatgcagaatccaggattttgctgaaactaggaaaaatacatgagatgatgaaaaataataaataaaacagggaatttcaaggtgtgggaccgtccaatGGTAGGACACGGCTGACCTACTAGCAAGCGGTCCCACAatattttcccagttttatgtaattttatgtattttctctgaattgagggaaatcccatgaaactggagagttttatgaaattagggaacttccatgagatgagggaaataagataataataaaatagggaatgatggagtgtgggaccggaaatggccaaggcatggccggccgtccaagggGCACGGTCccagcactcttcccaattttatgtaattttttcatgattttagggaattttcataaaatcaaagagttttgttgaaaccaaggtattttgttgaaatcagggagttttcatgaaatgaggaaaacaaaacaaataataataataaattaagaagcatgtgggaccggctagggcatggtcggtcggctagagcccggtcccacagattttcttaattttataatattttcatgggtttagggaaaattgataagatcagggaattttcatggttttagggaaaattcatgaaatcaaggaagtttcatggattgagagaaataataaaataatggggacgtgaggtgtgggaccggccacggctggaGCATAGTCGTccagctggtgctcggtcccgcgacacctttccctaattttattattttccttgacaaaatgtcatgagattagagaatttctttgaaacgaaagagatttgctcgaacgagagaatttttaTGAGAtcggggaaaaataataaaatatgataaaatataaaattgggtgtgggattggtcacggcatgactggatgactggtgagcccaatcccttggcgcctttgctaatattttattattattatttttccttcctattttgcataggttcatcgttcattcgtatttttgaaatgctcgtttgcgcattcaaatactggtctgtgcattattgttaagtacacttgcaccattttagttagggcttattcgatgctcagatgcctatttcgttgaatatttatcactaacccgtggaattctactgggaagaaccacgaattgaagtgacaaaatataacgaagaatcgtagaatattgctggatattcaggcgattagagataattaaatgatggctctatactagtagggaTTCCTatataggagcattaattatctgagagttgagcaatatgaacttgctggagtatcatatttctcctatatagtcagggaaaacctggttgcatcctgaagacgttgtcgctctatactagcatgcatgctgtctaggagccgcccaatctttcgattctatatagaaataattactgaaattgctcagtattcatgagatgtatcGTGGTCTCAgatgggagactacacatctacagatactctaagagacagccttctcagtcagaggttttatggcatgagctttcatgctttattgagagacatgagtctcaatactcatccaattgccggatccgaagcataaataattactgaaattgctcagtattcatgagatgtgtcgtggtctcagctgggagactacacatataCAGGTACTCTGAgatacaaccttctcagtcagaggttttatggcatgagctttcatgctttattgagagacatgagtctcaatactcatccaattgccggatccggagtatgcataattagggttttacaattttacccttgtcgaaaatccaccatctacaatcttCTAATATTTTTTCCATATCTCCCATGGTGATTGGCTTCCAGCTATTCATTGCTTCTGCAAGGTTCGAATGACCCGAATACGTCTGGAaagaatctttgactgaaatgggtTTCGATTAACGATTGAattggtgatagacacatttttgtgtcttagttgtcctcaattttctatattgttggtactcgattttgcacttattgtggtgttttatgtgtttgtaggtatttttgggaaataaacatttttggaaaattcggctcgaaaaatcactcggagcacccccgaaggacatttgataAGCGGACtgcaagtttggataaggggcacccatggcTATGTATAGCCCAGattcattctcagcacccacgactatgtgtagcccaaatttatCTTTAGCACCCGtcttcatcatttcaaaaatccagttttggcgggaaaagctcaCAGGCTATGGCAGATTTACGGTTCGCATTTTGGACGGGAATCAACGAGACTCAACGGCTGAAACTCTTTGGGATGACGTGATTGGGCTtatcaggcttggtaaaggcctttggttcgatccagtttggctggatattccgcgagaagaaaacagggtaacACGTTCAGGAGAGaggtattcacgggatttcttgttgttttggaaaGATTATATGTGTCTGAAGCGTGCTAAATCAATCCTACAGCGTGtacgatcatgtttggagtgtttatgcatcatttcagcgcgtgaaATGTTAAtccagggaagaaaatatccgcatattattttctctttactgccgagtaatggagaattatttggagttattgaGGATATTTCTTGTGCACGAGAGGCTATataagattttgaggagtaatagagggggttacggagagtttgggacaCCACCGTGCTAAGAAAAATTGAGTTGCAGAAAACTgccattgctgctgctgaagaaggaaTAAATAACATAAGACGCCTGCGAGCAGTCGTTCATGTTACAATGACAACGACTTCACCAGTGGGGTCGTAGATACAGTGACAGTTCAtttatatcgttctctgtaacaatgttttgcaacaattaaaaacgttgcaaactcccgattttcatcattttctctccattcatctttgtaaacattttttgaagcaatgaacaaatattttgagtgtgtttacacaatgatgagctaaacccatcctctggggcgaaggaggaagctatttcaccaatgaaaagtggtaatctctattttacttgatttatgcaattattatatgattatttgccttgataaataaattgataaaatggtttttgttaagcaactgttatttcaattgatggagcatgcttagcctaggttttgatgtcccatactttcgatctacagttgttatttctaaaaaaccaacttttgcaatatttagaatcaatttgaacgcatgatttgcatgattataattagagaatttaAATCACTTtaatattggtaaatagtggaatccATACCCCCAGTCTCCTCCATAACTTTCACAACATTTTTATATTTGAGTTTGCTACATTTTAAGTttcattaagtctaaaaaatctgctttcacaagtcccaacgaaccttttactacaacaactttgaaatcttATCAATttttgcgccgccgacgcggacttgtctttaggctagagtttttagatttttttttttagttttgtttgttctactttacgtaattggtttttttttgtctttgcattacatattttggaatttggagcaaaagaaaaaattttccaaagcttttggtgaatacttaaagatttggagtcaaacacaaagcgaaaaga
Above is a genomic segment from Papaver somniferum cultivar HN1 chromosome 10, ASM357369v1, whole genome shotgun sequence containing:
- the LOC113315835 gene encoding uncharacterized protein LOC113315835 encodes the protein MDGYSGYNQIKMFEHDDAKTAFRTPIGNFHYIVILFGLKNAGLAQLIASFTPLLRKGANFPWTAVQHEAFQKIQQIFLSPEIMRSPVQGRPLILYTASSNVVIGALLAQEDEEGVEHPIYYYIRTMKDAQLRYSKAERTCLALAHAMQRFKHYLLSNRVVLVSKANPIKFLLSKPSLIGRPAKWMLQMSDFDIVCVSPKAIKVQAVADLLAAFPGEDSTTLQDDVPGEFPEISVVKEEMCLLYFDGSATPSNDIGGAGIVLVSPSGAMHLEIKGDSKLLVNQMNGTYSLKKITLAPFRAKAQRLLTHFACATITHTGRTNNRHADCFAILASKLQFEGSEKAIIVQRRAVSSTWLSQTEDAQANDWRAPIIHELSSSVTEGAVSLKELKNFFFLHGALYHRNRDASLSRCLGDEEAKENLESVHQEVCGQTLVITLYRRLQRLGTAPRSSIGTSPYSLVYGAGAILPTEIKVPSTRIAADSGIRWDEAEVSKSRVAELDILESKRAKVEKYVEAYKQRISRVYNKMQQIINLYSNTSQM